The following are from one region of the Littorina saxatilis isolate snail1 linkage group LG2, US_GU_Lsax_2.0, whole genome shotgun sequence genome:
- the LOC138958106 gene encoding uncharacterized protein isoform X1, whose protein sequence is MGQHRSFPTNIPACLLVLVHFGIVTSRSIASVLPYTNVTMPLESKVSSDFRNATFTKLSSLQVSTECTLTSVHPVRDTMEGFLLEGAKLIELDLVLENYPPDFLNNRLTHVFQPHHWVRSTGREGRKLLTLEDNYDFMSVATLSMNVKKMKVNLTDSPRNCLKTLDEEQTLLTFRTVLLNDFKPQGQEDGSLSEDEHICHMKIIEEGKFADFIYSCCHKSPEGDIVCVDIDKDVWTHMLLVFVIFTKIMAVLFSPFFIPRRLYRDDLGSVEYIYQPNPPTKKKAGIDEQLDEIMCLLKQKNSKTGETDTNARVESKPEDPNHGQRAAERQTENSADTVTSNYVKKPTAFTMKVVKKTPDKTEKAEKVVPLRQLKDMNTFKELVRSECRPGHLYYLTFKKVRLSVKSRQLLDKNTVPAGVFTVLYNNLVRCRLRKIGVMTDCCNATTGICGLTWYQCGRAVSRLVLLCLCLLPWALRLWVYFTYEEDVVSQKKTMAERYGLKYWSGSFTLLLTPLHVLFIVTYVVLVADFLMYGTINRAMKETFRFALAKSLNDMSELRNARLCEGFTKWLILPCEKMGAFGIVLYPFYAVFLLVAGLPVAAFYLSPALQLTARLVKHSIRFLAQWLEGLCPKKDIWNRCHWMEPKTKAEKELRPCVQIVVIFMCFVLFWSLTFLFMETLTFFVEVVVYTLTGIIVNAQHTLDYITVAFFVVVYARMTFNGVYKKYLNYHRQIHEELLKMKRNEINEVAKQDEKDQRNMAFHVPGYTDLAKESSEQEIIKLIVNKGRPRFKTRGILLFLDNKDTVYTPEWFFYEAITLKHREAPGPLYLSYSKAFRNFGFILLFLFFVFTVVMAFGDTYKISPTNKLLATVAGSFIPFLFRNVFSSGKGDSDIDIESIQFREKLQKAIEEYQQEWTVFDFGTLDTPDSTVEPTRLWFFPECLERNNMQNDQDNSKSVGNKKEGTTEPFLSRDEQDKLNNQGNSDSMGNKEDSQTEKTKPEITVKPLEDEEVKAFEKGEKLVDMIVVRGVQDSGACSGCCPGKDGARHR, encoded by the exons ATGGGTCAGCATCGGAGCTTTCCGACAAATATTCCAGCATGTCTATTAGTTTTGGTCCACTTTGGTATTGTGACGTCACGAAGTATTGCGTCAGTGCTACCATACACAAATGTCACGATGCCACTGGAATCAAAAGTCAGCAGTGACTTCAGAAACGCGACCTTCACGAAGCTGTCATCTTTACAAG TGTCCACAGAGTGCACGTTGACCAGTGTTCACCCAGTGAGAGACACCATGGAGGGCTTCCTCCTGGAGGGCGCCAAGCTGATAGAACTGGACCTCGTCCTGGAGAACTACCCGCCAGACTTTCTCAACAACAGGCTGACACACGTGTTCCAGCCCCATCACTGGGTACGATCCACTGGCCGGGAAGGGAGAAAACTCTTGACATTGGAAGACAACTATGACTTCATGTCCGTCGCCACTTTGAG CATGAACGTCAAGAAGATGAAAGTCAACTTGACAGACTCTCCGCGGAACTGCCTGAAGACACTGGACGAAGAACAAACTCTGCTGACCTTCAGGACAGTACTGCTCAATGATTTTAAGCCTCAAGGTCAGGAGGACGGCAGCCTGAGTGAAGATGAGCATATCTGTCACATGAAGATCATAGAAGAAGGAAA GTTCGCAGACTTCATATATTCCTGCTGCCACAAAAGCCCAGAAGGTGACATTGTGTGTGTTGACATTGATAAAGATGTGTGGACACACATGCTGCTGGTTTTTGTCATCTTCACCAAGATCATGGCTGTACTCTTCAGCCCCTTCTTTATCCCAAGGCGTCTTTACAGAGATGACCTCGGATCAGTGGAGTATATTTACCAACCGAACCCGCCAACCAAAAAAAAGGCTGGCATTGATGAACAACTGGACGAGATAATGTGTCTTTTGAAACAGAAGAACAGTAAAACCGGTGAGACAGACACAAATGCTCGCGTAGAATCTAAACCAGAAGATCCAAATCACGGCCAAAGAGCAGCTGAACGCCAAACAGAAAACAGCGCTGACACCGTCACCAGTAATTACGTAAAGAAGCCCACGGCGTTCACCATGAAAGTTGTGAAGAAAACACCTGACAAAACTGAAAAAGCAGAGAAG GTAGTGCCACTGCGTCAGCTGAAGGACATGAACACCTTCAAGGAACTTGTCCGTTCGGAATGCAGACCGGGACATTTGTATTACTTGACCTTCAAGAAGGTCCGTCTTTCCGTAAAGTCCCGACAACTTTTGGACAAAAACACGGTTCCTGCAGGTGTCTTCACTGTCCTTTACAACAACCTGGTTCGCTGTCGACTGAGGAAGATTGGCGTAATGACAGATTGCTGCAACGCGACGACTGGGATTTGCGGCTTAACGTGGTACCAGTGTGGTCGAGCTGTGTCCAGGCTGGTTCTGCTGTGTCTTTGTCTTCTGCCTTGGGCACTTCGTCTGTGGGTCTACTTCACCTATGAGGAGGACGTTGTTTCCCAGAAGAAAACGATGGCTGAGCGGTATGGGCTGAAGTATTGGAGCGGGAGCTTCACGCTTCTCTTGACGCCGCTGCACGTATTGTTCATCGTGACCTATGTTGTTTTGGTCGCAGACTTTCTGATGTATGGGACCATCAACCGTGCCATGAAGGAAACGTTCAGGTTCGCTCTGGCAAAAAGTCTCAACGACATGTCTGAGTTAAGAAATGCACGGCTGTGTGAAGGCTTCACGAAATGGCTGATCTTGCCTTGCGAAAAAATGGGTGCTTTTGGGATCGTATTGTACCCATTTTACGCTGTGTTCCTGCTGGTCGCTGGCTTACCTGTAGCTGCATTTTACCTGTCCCCCGCACTGCAACTTACTGCAAGGCTTGTGAAGCACTCGATCCGGTTCTTGGCACAG TGGTTGGAAGGACTTTGCCCAAAGAAGGATATTTGGAACCGGTGTCATTGGATGGAACCCAAAACAAAAGCGGAGAAGGAACTCAGGCCTTGTGTTCAAATCGTGGTCATCTTCATGTGTTTTGTCCTTTTCTGGTCCCTCACCTTCCTCTTCATGGAGACCTTGACCTTCTTTGTTGAGGTGGTTGTCTACACACTGACCGGCATCATCGTCAATGCTCAGCACACCTTGGATTACATCACCG TGGCATTCTTCGTCGTTGTGTACGCTCGCATGACCTTCAATGGTGTGTACAAGAAGTACCTGAATTATCACAGGCAGATCCACGAGGAGCTACTCAAGATGAAGAGGAACGAGATCAACGAGGTCGCCAAGCAGGATGAAAAGGATCAGCGCAACATGGCTTTTCACGTACCGGGTTACACAGACCTGGCAAAAGAGTCTTCCGAACAAGAGATTATCAA ACTGATAGTAAACAAAGGTAGACCACGGTTTAAAACTCGCGGAATCCTCCTTTTTCTGGACAACAAAGACACTGTCTACACACCAGAGTGGTTCTTCTATGAAGCCATCACCCTGAAACACCGAGAAGCACCAGGACCGCTATACCTCAGTTACAGCAAAGCCTTCCGGAACTTCGGATTCATCCTgctgtttcttttctttgtattcACCGTTGTCATGGCCTTCGGTGACACATACAAGATCTCCCCAACCAACAAGCTTCTTGCCACAGTAGCGGGAAGCTTCATTCCATTCTTGTTCAGGAATGTGTTCAGCTCTGGGAAAGGCGATTCCGACATCGACATCGAAAGCATTCAGTTCAGGGAGAAGTTGCAGAAGGCAATTGAAGAGTACCAACAGGAATGGACAGTGTTTGACTTTGGCACGCTGGACACACCAGACTCAACCGTGGAGccaaccagactttggtttttCCCTGAGTGTCTTGAGCGCAACAATATGCAGAATGACCAGGATAACTCTAAAAGTGTGGGCAACAAAAAAGAAGGAACAACTGAACCTTTTCTTTCCAGGGACGAACAAGATAAGCTGAATAACCAGGGAAACTCTGACAGTATGGGCAACAAAGAAGATTCACAGACTGAAAAAACTAAACCAGAAATAACTGTAAAACCCCTCGAAGACGAAGAGGtgaaagcatttgaaaagggTGAAAAGCTAGTGGACATGATCGTTGTCAGGGGGGTCCAAGATTCAGGAGCGTGTTCCGGGTGTTGTCCTGGAAAGGACGGTGCTCGCCatcggtga
- the LOC138958106 gene encoding uncharacterized protein isoform X2: MGQHRSFPTNIPACLLVLVHFGIVTSRSIASVLPYTNVTMPLESKVSSDFRNATFTKLSSLQECTLTSVHPVRDTMEGFLLEGAKLIELDLVLENYPPDFLNNRLTHVFQPHHWVRSTGREGRKLLTLEDNYDFMSVATLSMNVKKMKVNLTDSPRNCLKTLDEEQTLLTFRTVLLNDFKPQGQEDGSLSEDEHICHMKIIEEGKFADFIYSCCHKSPEGDIVCVDIDKDVWTHMLLVFVIFTKIMAVLFSPFFIPRRLYRDDLGSVEYIYQPNPPTKKKAGIDEQLDEIMCLLKQKNSKTGETDTNARVESKPEDPNHGQRAAERQTENSADTVTSNYVKKPTAFTMKVVKKTPDKTEKAEKVVPLRQLKDMNTFKELVRSECRPGHLYYLTFKKVRLSVKSRQLLDKNTVPAGVFTVLYNNLVRCRLRKIGVMTDCCNATTGICGLTWYQCGRAVSRLVLLCLCLLPWALRLWVYFTYEEDVVSQKKTMAERYGLKYWSGSFTLLLTPLHVLFIVTYVVLVADFLMYGTINRAMKETFRFALAKSLNDMSELRNARLCEGFTKWLILPCEKMGAFGIVLYPFYAVFLLVAGLPVAAFYLSPALQLTARLVKHSIRFLAQWLEGLCPKKDIWNRCHWMEPKTKAEKELRPCVQIVVIFMCFVLFWSLTFLFMETLTFFVEVVVYTLTGIIVNAQHTLDYITVAFFVVVYARMTFNGVYKKYLNYHRQIHEELLKMKRNEINEVAKQDEKDQRNMAFHVPGYTDLAKESSEQEIIKLIVNKGRPRFKTRGILLFLDNKDTVYTPEWFFYEAITLKHREAPGPLYLSYSKAFRNFGFILLFLFFVFTVVMAFGDTYKISPTNKLLATVAGSFIPFLFRNVFSSGKGDSDIDIESIQFREKLQKAIEEYQQEWTVFDFGTLDTPDSTVEPTRLWFFPECLERNNMQNDQDNSKSVGNKKEGTTEPFLSRDEQDKLNNQGNSDSMGNKEDSQTEKTKPEITVKPLEDEEVKAFEKGEKLVDMIVVRGVQDSGACSGCCPGKDGARHR, from the exons ATGGGTCAGCATCGGAGCTTTCCGACAAATATTCCAGCATGTCTATTAGTTTTGGTCCACTTTGGTATTGTGACGTCACGAAGTATTGCGTCAGTGCTACCATACACAAATGTCACGATGCCACTGGAATCAAAAGTCAGCAGTGACTTCAGAAACGCGACCTTCACGAAGCTGTCATCTTTACAAG AGTGCACGTTGACCAGTGTTCACCCAGTGAGAGACACCATGGAGGGCTTCCTCCTGGAGGGCGCCAAGCTGATAGAACTGGACCTCGTCCTGGAGAACTACCCGCCAGACTTTCTCAACAACAGGCTGACACACGTGTTCCAGCCCCATCACTGGGTACGATCCACTGGCCGGGAAGGGAGAAAACTCTTGACATTGGAAGACAACTATGACTTCATGTCCGTCGCCACTTTGAG CATGAACGTCAAGAAGATGAAAGTCAACTTGACAGACTCTCCGCGGAACTGCCTGAAGACACTGGACGAAGAACAAACTCTGCTGACCTTCAGGACAGTACTGCTCAATGATTTTAAGCCTCAAGGTCAGGAGGACGGCAGCCTGAGTGAAGATGAGCATATCTGTCACATGAAGATCATAGAAGAAGGAAA GTTCGCAGACTTCATATATTCCTGCTGCCACAAAAGCCCAGAAGGTGACATTGTGTGTGTTGACATTGATAAAGATGTGTGGACACACATGCTGCTGGTTTTTGTCATCTTCACCAAGATCATGGCTGTACTCTTCAGCCCCTTCTTTATCCCAAGGCGTCTTTACAGAGATGACCTCGGATCAGTGGAGTATATTTACCAACCGAACCCGCCAACCAAAAAAAAGGCTGGCATTGATGAACAACTGGACGAGATAATGTGTCTTTTGAAACAGAAGAACAGTAAAACCGGTGAGACAGACACAAATGCTCGCGTAGAATCTAAACCAGAAGATCCAAATCACGGCCAAAGAGCAGCTGAACGCCAAACAGAAAACAGCGCTGACACCGTCACCAGTAATTACGTAAAGAAGCCCACGGCGTTCACCATGAAAGTTGTGAAGAAAACACCTGACAAAACTGAAAAAGCAGAGAAG GTAGTGCCACTGCGTCAGCTGAAGGACATGAACACCTTCAAGGAACTTGTCCGTTCGGAATGCAGACCGGGACATTTGTATTACTTGACCTTCAAGAAGGTCCGTCTTTCCGTAAAGTCCCGACAACTTTTGGACAAAAACACGGTTCCTGCAGGTGTCTTCACTGTCCTTTACAACAACCTGGTTCGCTGTCGACTGAGGAAGATTGGCGTAATGACAGATTGCTGCAACGCGACGACTGGGATTTGCGGCTTAACGTGGTACCAGTGTGGTCGAGCTGTGTCCAGGCTGGTTCTGCTGTGTCTTTGTCTTCTGCCTTGGGCACTTCGTCTGTGGGTCTACTTCACCTATGAGGAGGACGTTGTTTCCCAGAAGAAAACGATGGCTGAGCGGTATGGGCTGAAGTATTGGAGCGGGAGCTTCACGCTTCTCTTGACGCCGCTGCACGTATTGTTCATCGTGACCTATGTTGTTTTGGTCGCAGACTTTCTGATGTATGGGACCATCAACCGTGCCATGAAGGAAACGTTCAGGTTCGCTCTGGCAAAAAGTCTCAACGACATGTCTGAGTTAAGAAATGCACGGCTGTGTGAAGGCTTCACGAAATGGCTGATCTTGCCTTGCGAAAAAATGGGTGCTTTTGGGATCGTATTGTACCCATTTTACGCTGTGTTCCTGCTGGTCGCTGGCTTACCTGTAGCTGCATTTTACCTGTCCCCCGCACTGCAACTTACTGCAAGGCTTGTGAAGCACTCGATCCGGTTCTTGGCACAG TGGTTGGAAGGACTTTGCCCAAAGAAGGATATTTGGAACCGGTGTCATTGGATGGAACCCAAAACAAAAGCGGAGAAGGAACTCAGGCCTTGTGTTCAAATCGTGGTCATCTTCATGTGTTTTGTCCTTTTCTGGTCCCTCACCTTCCTCTTCATGGAGACCTTGACCTTCTTTGTTGAGGTGGTTGTCTACACACTGACCGGCATCATCGTCAATGCTCAGCACACCTTGGATTACATCACCG TGGCATTCTTCGTCGTTGTGTACGCTCGCATGACCTTCAATGGTGTGTACAAGAAGTACCTGAATTATCACAGGCAGATCCACGAGGAGCTACTCAAGATGAAGAGGAACGAGATCAACGAGGTCGCCAAGCAGGATGAAAAGGATCAGCGCAACATGGCTTTTCACGTACCGGGTTACACAGACCTGGCAAAAGAGTCTTCCGAACAAGAGATTATCAA ACTGATAGTAAACAAAGGTAGACCACGGTTTAAAACTCGCGGAATCCTCCTTTTTCTGGACAACAAAGACACTGTCTACACACCAGAGTGGTTCTTCTATGAAGCCATCACCCTGAAACACCGAGAAGCACCAGGACCGCTATACCTCAGTTACAGCAAAGCCTTCCGGAACTTCGGATTCATCCTgctgtttcttttctttgtattcACCGTTGTCATGGCCTTCGGTGACACATACAAGATCTCCCCAACCAACAAGCTTCTTGCCACAGTAGCGGGAAGCTTCATTCCATTCTTGTTCAGGAATGTGTTCAGCTCTGGGAAAGGCGATTCCGACATCGACATCGAAAGCATTCAGTTCAGGGAGAAGTTGCAGAAGGCAATTGAAGAGTACCAACAGGAATGGACAGTGTTTGACTTTGGCACGCTGGACACACCAGACTCAACCGTGGAGccaaccagactttggtttttCCCTGAGTGTCTTGAGCGCAACAATATGCAGAATGACCAGGATAACTCTAAAAGTGTGGGCAACAAAAAAGAAGGAACAACTGAACCTTTTCTTTCCAGGGACGAACAAGATAAGCTGAATAACCAGGGAAACTCTGACAGTATGGGCAACAAAGAAGATTCACAGACTGAAAAAACTAAACCAGAAATAACTGTAAAACCCCTCGAAGACGAAGAGGtgaaagcatttgaaaagggTGAAAAGCTAGTGGACATGATCGTTGTCAGGGGGGTCCAAGATTCAGGAGCGTGTTCCGGGTGTTGTCCTGGAAAGGACGGTGCTCGCCatcggtga